In one window of Massilibacterium senegalense DNA:
- the coaD gene encoding pantetheine-phosphate adenylyltransferase, with amino-acid sequence MASIAVCPGSFDPVTYGHLDIITRASKVFDTVVVAVLNNQSKNPLFTVQERLDLLKEVTKDLKNVEVDYFNGLLIDYATEKKANAIVRGLRAVSDFEYELQIASMNRKINEDVETFFIMTNNKYSFLSSSIVREIAKYNGPVTDLVPCAVEKALKDKFGYPRD; translated from the coding sequence ATGGCCAGCATTGCAGTATGTCCAGGAAGTTTTGATCCGGTGACATATGGACATTTAGACATTATTACACGAGCATCAAAAGTATTTGATACAGTAGTAGTTGCAGTATTAAACAATCAAAGCAAGAATCCTTTATTTACCGTTCAAGAGCGCCTTGATTTACTAAAAGAAGTAACGAAAGATTTAAAAAACGTCGAAGTCGATTATTTTAATGGATTGCTTATTGATTATGCAACAGAAAAAAAAGCAAATGCCATCGTTCGTGGTTTGCGTGCAGTTTCTGATTTTGAATACGAATTACAGATTGCATCGATGAACCGAAAAATAAACGAAGATGTGGAAACGTTTTTTATTATGACAAATAATAAATATTCGTTTTTAAGTTCCAGTATTGTCCGTGAAATTGCAAAATATAATGGGCCTGTGACAGATTTAGTGCCATGTGCCGTAGAAAAAGCATTAAAAGATAAATTCGGATATCCCCGCGATTAA
- a CDS encoding YugN family protein — MRFEGTGIENKELLFGELEEVMEHAGFNRGGHWDYERVTYDYKYEDTSNGDVYYLRVPGVAVRGEIEQTSAIVKLMTPYLGKHYYPHGVEYDEEFPEALVESCKKVLAELNKHLTHGE; from the coding sequence ATGCGTTTTGAGGGAACTGGCATTGAAAACAAAGAGCTTCTTTTTGGGGAACTAGAAGAAGTAATGGAACATGCAGGTTTTAATCGCGGTGGTCATTGGGATTACGAGCGTGTCACTTATGACTATAAATATGAAGACACTTCAAATGGTGATGTTTATTATTTACGCGTTCCAGGTGTGGCAGTACGCGGTGAAATCGAACAAACTTCAGCAATCGTAAAATTAATGACACCTTATCTAGGAAAACATTACTATCCACATGGGGTAGAATACGATGAAGAATTTCCAGAAGCACTTGTAGAAAGCTGTAAAAAAGTATTAGCAGAACTAAATAAACACCTTACGCACGGCGAATAA
- the ylbD gene encoding spore coat protein YlbD, with amino-acid sequence MKARHSVEEFRDFVKRHPKLREEVLNGKKSWQEIYEDWVILGEDNSRFEPYKAQQREWIQQMVGMWKNVNFEEVQNHLSQLDKTLSQLQQLFDHFQGNQGTNKRPISYRKD; translated from the coding sequence ATGAAAGCGCGACATTCTGTAGAAGAGTTCCGTGATTTTGTTAAACGTCATCCTAAATTAAGAGAGGAAGTGTTGAACGGGAAAAAATCATGGCAAGAGATTTATGAAGATTGGGTTATATTAGGCGAAGATAACAGTCGATTTGAACCTTATAAAGCCCAACAACGAGAATGGATTCAACAGATGGTAGGCATGTGGAAAAATGTAAATTTTGAAGAAGTTCAAAATCATCTTAGTCAATTAGATAAAACATTAAGCCAACTGCAACAATTGTTTGATCATTTCCAAGGAAATCAAGGGACGAATAAACGACCAATTTCTTATCGGAAAGATTAG
- a CDS encoding YlbG family protein produces MMQKRRGLIVWLSSLKYAKQLRKFGNVLYVSKKMKYAVVYTDEEIIERLKEQLESLYFVKKVDMSLKPDLKTEYQNAKPDKAKEYDYKMN; encoded by the coding sequence ATGATGCAAAAACGACGGGGGTTAATTGTTTGGCTTTCTTCCTTAAAATATGCGAAACAATTACGGAAATTTGGGAATGTACTATATGTATCCAAAAAAATGAAATACGCAGTAGTGTATACGGATGAAGAAATAATAGAGCGATTAAAAGAACAACTAGAGTCGCTTTATTTTGTAAAAAAAGTGGACATGTCATTAAAACCAGATTTAAAAACGGAATATCAAAATGCTAAACCGGATAAGGCAAAAGAATATGATTATAAAATGAATTAA
- a CDS encoding SepM family pheromone-processing serine protease, producing the protein MLYHQTEQKQLYRFLFIFLFSFSLMVGLVFIRVPYYVSSPGNAKDLSEMVKVEDGYQEEGSFMLTTVRMNKASISDYVVAKFDQYKHLYPIQTIKAQGESDREYTVRQGDMMEISKDAATFVAYGKAGKKVELQNEYVMIGNVIPNTPAEKMLKREDRIRQVDGQRIDSAEELLDRLKDKQAGDQVTLLIERDGKEKEVTLSLANIEGAHGRAIIGIRPFTVRKLVTDPELLIKTDHIGGPSAGLMFSLEIYNQLTKEDYTHGKKIAGTGTIDIDGNVGPIGGVDQKVIAAHEAGAEIFFAPNENGAENSDYKRAVETAKNIKTNMKIVPVDTFDDALTYLNTLK; encoded by the coding sequence GTGTTGTATCATCAAACAGAACAAAAGCAGCTCTATCGCTTTTTATTTATATTTTTATTTTCATTTTCCTTAATGGTAGGTCTTGTTTTTATTCGAGTTCCGTACTATGTTTCTAGCCCGGGAAATGCGAAAGATTTATCGGAAATGGTAAAAGTAGAAGATGGATATCAAGAAGAGGGAAGTTTTATGCTAACGACTGTTCGAATGAACAAAGCCAGTATTTCTGATTACGTAGTGGCAAAATTCGATCAATATAAACATTTATATCCAATCCAAACGATAAAAGCACAAGGTGAATCTGATCGCGAGTATACAGTGAGACAAGGGGACATGATGGAAATTTCCAAAGATGCCGCTACATTTGTTGCTTATGGAAAAGCAGGGAAAAAGGTAGAATTACAAAATGAATACGTTATGATTGGCAATGTTATCCCCAATACTCCTGCTGAAAAAATGTTAAAACGGGAAGATCGTATTCGACAAGTAGATGGACAACGGATTGATTCAGCAGAAGAGTTGTTAGATCGATTAAAAGATAAACAAGCAGGTGATCAAGTGACGTTATTAATTGAACGAGATGGAAAAGAAAAAGAAGTAACCCTTTCCCTAGCAAATATAGAAGGGGCGCATGGTCGAGCAATCATTGGGATTCGTCCTTTTACCGTTCGTAAATTAGTGACAGATCCAGAACTGTTAATCAAAACGGATCATATCGGAGGCCCTTCAGCGGGGTTAATGTTTTCGTTAGAAATTTATAATCAATTAACGAAAGAAGACTATACACATGGCAAAAAGATTGCTGGTACTGGTACGATTGATATTGATGGTAATGTTGGTCCAATTGGAGGAGTCGATCAAAAAGTCATTGCGGCTCATGAAGCAGGGGCAGAAATCTTTTTTGCTCCAAATGAAAACGGAGCAGAAAATTCCGATTACAAACGTGCAGTAGAAACTGCGAAAAATATTAAAACGAATATGAAAATTGTTCCTGTTGACACATTTGATGATGCGCTTACTTATTTAAATACATTAAAGTGA
- a CDS encoding YceD family protein, which produces MKWTIPELNRLKKQRTFSFHEKIDVSDSRKQNPEIRRISEVDVNGVGEFSYNQVTFTLHITATVVLPCAMTLEDVPYPLSIDTVEMFQLSTQEVREDGDIHPIVGEVLDLTPYIKENILLALPMRVVSEHASETMQKSGEGWEVVTEESQKNKIDPRLADLAKFFENKE; this is translated from the coding sequence ATGAAATGGACAATTCCTGAATTAAATCGCTTGAAAAAGCAAAGAACTTTTTCATTTCACGAAAAAATAGACGTGAGTGATAGTAGAAAGCAAAATCCAGAAATTCGTCGTATTTCTGAAGTGGATGTAAATGGGGTTGGGGAATTTTCCTATAACCAAGTGACATTTACACTTCACATAACGGCAACAGTTGTGTTACCGTGTGCGATGACGTTAGAAGATGTTCCGTATCCACTTTCAATCGATACGGTAGAAATGTTTCAATTATCCACACAAGAAGTGAGAGAAGATGGAGATATTCATCCGATTGTTGGAGAAGTGCTTGATTTAACTCCGTATATTAAGGAGAACATTCTTTTAGCGCTACCGATGCGTGTTGTTAGTGAACATGCTTCAGAAACGATGCAAAAATCAGGAGAAGGTTGGGAAGTTGTAACAGAAGAATCCCAAAAGAATAAAATTGATCCTCGATTGGCGGATTTAGCAAAGTTTTTTGAAAATAAGGAATGA
- the ylbJ gene encoding sporulation integral membrane protein YlbJ → MKSLETRFIIYAFFSLFFALSFIVFPQHTYEASVRGMSIWWNIVFPSLLPFFIIADLLIHVGVVRMIGKFLEPFMRPLFKVPGSGAFVIALGMASGFPAGAKLTAHLRKEQILTRTEAERLVSFSNSSNPLFIFGAVAVGFFHNESLGIILAISHYVGNLFVGFFMRFYQPKYDDTSTEGPANDGQFFYSELKPLGELLGNAVYSSIRTLFMIGGFIMLFSVIHEILSLLHITTAFALLFQLIFSFLPFHHELSAPFISGLLEVTLGSQKVSELTNVPLFHQLLMISFLLGFNGFSVHAQVASILAKTDIRFSPFFFARIVHGLLSSGICYLIFPFFISLNDTSFTSGLSQQDTSFFAALYYWFVQFGGWITFFVLISFLYVRIKKISPR, encoded by the coding sequence ATGAAATCGTTAGAAACCCGTTTTATTATTTACGCTTTTTTTTCCTTGTTTTTTGCGTTAAGCTTTATTGTATTTCCGCAACATACGTATGAAGCTTCTGTCAGAGGGATGAGCATATGGTGGAATATCGTTTTTCCATCGTTGCTTCCTTTTTTTATCATAGCAGATTTATTAATTCATGTCGGTGTCGTTCGAATGATTGGAAAATTTTTAGAACCATTTATGCGTCCATTATTTAAAGTTCCAGGAAGCGGAGCCTTTGTCATTGCTTTAGGAATGGCATCTGGATTTCCTGCAGGCGCAAAATTAACAGCCCATTTACGAAAAGAACAAATTTTAACGCGAACAGAAGCAGAACGACTCGTGTCATTTTCTAACTCTTCTAATCCGCTTTTTATTTTTGGCGCGGTGGCTGTTGGCTTTTTTCATAACGAATCATTAGGTATTATACTTGCCATTAGTCATTATGTTGGAAACCTTTTTGTCGGATTTTTCATGAGATTTTATCAACCTAAATATGATGATACATCCACTGAGGGTCCCGCTAATGATGGGCAATTTTTTTATTCCGAATTAAAACCGCTCGGTGAACTGTTAGGGAATGCAGTCTATTCTTCCATTCGAACGTTATTCATGATTGGTGGATTTATTATGTTATTTTCTGTAATTCATGAAATACTTTCGTTACTTCACATAACAACCGCGTTTGCTTTACTTTTTCAGCTTATTTTTTCATTTCTTCCGTTTCATCATGAATTAAGTGCACCATTTATTTCTGGTCTTTTAGAAGTCACACTAGGCAGTCAAAAAGTGAGTGAATTAACCAATGTCCCTTTATTCCATCAACTGTTAATGATTAGCTTTTTACTCGGCTTCAATGGTTTTTCCGTCCATGCGCAAGTAGCAAGCATTTTAGCAAAAACAGATATCCGATTTTCCCCTTTTTTCTTTGCTAGAATCGTACACGGGCTATTATCGAGCGGTATTTGTTATCTTATTTTTCCTTTTTTCATTTCCTTAAACGATACATCCTTTACGTCGGGATTATCTCAACAGGATACCTCATTCTTTGCTGCTCTTTATTATTGGTTCGTTCAATTCGGTGGCTGGATTACATTTTTTGTGCTCATTTCCTTCCTTTACGTGCGAATTAAAAAAATATCCCCACGTTAA
- a CDS encoding nucleotidyltransferase produces MKATGIIVEYNPFHNGHSYHATKARQLSDADVIVAVMSSSFLQRGIPALLPKWERAEMALHHGVDLVVELPYAYACQHADLFSKGALSILASLNVESLCFGSESGEIDAFFQSATIMLQEERKKNKTLTQYLKQGMNYPTAYAKALEAFKLPLDLSKPNNILGLQYVKAILAYHYPIKPFTIQRTTDYHSETIEQSIASATSIRHHLLAKKPLEMIKQTLPKASYNIIQKYDTLSPFISWEQLFPYLKYRVKTSSIPQLATILEAEEGLEYRIQSLIHSFPDFSSFIEAFKTKRYTQNRLQRFCTHILTNTTKEEITTLPAETPYVRLLGMNEKGRQYLNQIKKDMPVPLITKRANHHHLLLDIEERAHLTHSMGYPVNQQKRMMEMEYKRPPVILKKK; encoded by the coding sequence ATGAAAGCAACCGGAATTATTGTGGAATACAATCCTTTTCATAACGGTCATTCCTATCATGCAACAAAAGCAAGACAGCTTTCAGATGCTGATGTTATTGTTGCGGTCATGAGCAGCTCTTTCCTACAACGGGGGATTCCTGCCTTATTACCGAAATGGGAACGTGCCGAAATGGCGTTACACCACGGTGTCGACCTTGTTGTAGAATTGCCGTATGCGTATGCTTGTCAACATGCTGATTTATTTTCAAAAGGCGCACTTTCCATTTTAGCTTCTCTAAACGTAGAATCTCTTTGTTTCGGAAGCGAATCCGGAGAAATAGACGCTTTTTTTCAGTCAGCAACGATTATGTTACAAGAAGAACGAAAAAAAAACAAGACTCTTACGCAATATTTAAAACAAGGCATGAATTATCCTACAGCTTATGCAAAAGCACTCGAAGCGTTCAAACTCCCATTAGATCTTTCTAAACCAAATAACATTTTAGGGTTGCAATATGTCAAAGCTATTCTTGCTTATCATTACCCGATTAAACCATTTACTATCCAACGCACAACAGATTATCATAGTGAAACAATCGAACAATCTATTGCTAGCGCTACTAGTATTCGCCATCATCTTCTTGCGAAAAAACCACTTGAAATGATTAAACAAACACTGCCCAAGGCATCTTACAACATTATTCAAAAATACGACACGCTCAGTCCGTTTATTTCATGGGAACAGCTATTTCCGTATTTAAAATATCGCGTCAAGACATCTTCTATTCCCCAGCTAGCTACTATTTTAGAAGCAGAAGAAGGATTAGAATATCGGATTCAATCGTTGATTCATTCATTTCCTGACTTTTCATCCTTTATCGAAGCGTTTAAAACAAAACGCTATACACAAAATCGATTACAACGTTTTTGTACACATATTTTAACAAATACAACAAAGGAAGAAATCACCACACTTCCAGCTGAAACACCTTATGTTCGCCTGCTCGGGATGAATGAAAAAGGAAGACAATATTTAAACCAGATAAAAAAAGATATGCCGGTTCCACTCATTACAAAAAGAGCTAACCATCATCATTTGCTTCTCGACATCGAAGAACGTGCTCATCTTACCCACAGTATGGGATATCCCGTCAATCAGCAAAAACGCATGATGGAAATGGAATACAAACGACCACCTGTCATCTTAAAAAAGAAATGA
- the rsmD gene encoding 16S rRNA (guanine(966)-N(2))-methyltransferase RsmD — translation MRVISGTHKGRRLKAVPGMKTRPTTDKVKESLFNMIGPYFDGGIGLDLFAGSGGLGIEGLSRGLDRVIFVDKSPQAIATIHENVNQLSFTERSEVYRNDAKRALQILAKRKLPFTYIFLDPPYYKQELIQLLEMISNHQLLTEDGLIIVEHAQDVTLPDCIVKLIRTRTEPYGVTKISFYQWDEEKE, via the coding sequence ATGCGGGTGATTTCAGGTACTCATAAAGGTAGACGGTTAAAGGCCGTTCCAGGAATGAAAACAAGACCAACGACAGATAAGGTGAAAGAATCATTATTTAATATGATTGGTCCATATTTTGATGGTGGTATTGGTTTAGATTTATTTGCCGGTAGTGGTGGTTTAGGCATTGAAGGGTTAAGCCGGGGCCTAGATCGAGTAATTTTTGTTGATAAAAGTCCACAAGCAATTGCTACGATACATGAAAATGTAAATCAATTATCGTTCACAGAGCGTTCGGAAGTATATCGCAATGATGCTAAAAGGGCACTGCAAATTTTAGCAAAACGAAAGCTTCCATTTACATATATATTTTTAGATCCACCTTATTATAAGCAAGAGTTAATTCAGCTATTAGAAATGATTTCGAATCATCAGTTGCTAACAGAGGATGGATTAATCATTGTGGAACATGCACAGGATGTTACGTTACCTGATTGCATTGTAAAACTTATAAGAACGCGAACAGAACCATACGGGGTAACAAAAATATCTTTTTATCAATGGGATGAGGAGAAGGAGTGA
- a CDS encoding CAP domain-containing protein translates to MRFLKILLYIVLLLLLFGGYELLGNIWNDMEESKEVKTESTNQAAVVSEDSVLSLMGLSADEVKQKYGSPARIDPSRYGYEWWVYNQTEDTYFQVGIKNKKVVTVYAMGDAVNMSPFYMKQRTTEIVKQHTIQPHISVRDEQTKYEFEVPEKEMYTNPLVPFEEGYYAILYLDQFLNELSSVRVVDVETLLMLRPYSVVYQGPLKEVPNVNLEKQLAIDEANKKQIFDQTNIIRKRHGLNTLKWNEGVAKVALGHSEDMKNNHYFDHVSPTKGDLSMRLNNGNVKYRMAGENIAAKYIDAPAAVNGWLNSEGHRKAMLSPDFEELGVGVDDLYYTQNFITK, encoded by the coding sequence GTGCGTTTTTTAAAAATTTTATTATACATCGTATTGCTACTGTTATTATTCGGGGGATATGAATTATTAGGCAACATATGGAACGATATGGAAGAATCCAAGGAAGTAAAGACAGAATCCACGAATCAAGCAGCCGTTGTATCAGAAGATAGTGTACTATCATTAATGGGACTTTCAGCTGATGAAGTGAAACAAAAATATGGTTCCCCAGCACGAATTGATCCATCCCGTTACGGATATGAATGGTGGGTATATAACCAAACGGAAGACACGTATTTTCAAGTTGGCATAAAAAATAAAAAAGTAGTAACAGTGTATGCTATGGGAGATGCCGTTAATATGTCTCCTTTTTATATGAAACAAAGGACAACGGAAATTGTAAAACAGCATACGATACAACCGCACATTAGCGTACGTGATGAACAAACAAAATATGAGTTCGAAGTACCGGAAAAAGAAATGTATACAAACCCTTTAGTTCCATTTGAAGAAGGGTATTATGCAATATTATATTTAGACCAGTTTTTAAATGAATTATCTAGTGTACGTGTTGTCGATGTGGAAACACTTTTAATGCTTCGACCGTATTCAGTTGTTTATCAGGGACCGTTAAAAGAAGTTCCTAATGTAAATCTAGAAAAACAATTGGCCATTGATGAAGCGAATAAAAAACAAATATTTGACCAAACGAATATTATCCGAAAACGACATGGACTAAACACATTAAAATGGAATGAAGGAGTCGCGAAAGTTGCTTTAGGACATAGTGAAGATATGAAAAACAACCACTATTTTGACCACGTCTCCCCGACAAAAGGAGATTTATCGATGCGACTAAATAATGGAAATGTGAAATATCGTATGGCGGGGGAAAATATTGCTGCCAAATATATTGACGCACCGGCAGCAGTAAATGGTTGGTTAAACAGTGAAGGGCACCGAAAAGCAATGCTTAGCCCTGATTTTGAAGAACTTGGAGTAGGAGTAGATGATTTATATTACACGCAAAACTTTATTACAAAATGA
- a CDS encoding stalk domain-containing protein: MKKIINGLVILVFFSLAFLGYTLYDNQFVPSFKKQTLTIDIAMKHENGKLVVTETVTPLDNGQAVLLMPNHLDTLFIKKGDEYIPYKEKSISFKKNEPIEFFYEYSVPCQHCILDQYALRFSDGETVFDANYRVAISEPNRATTWLSGSVAYETLQGEFYKLYSWKEEKKTNVPLFFTQASIQAAKETEKLSLFLEEGKSVAVDESFLMDYSKNNHITVLLTNAPLQYSEEGLLVFSKDTREKDYKRLFLQSLYSEKQFEKPLLQSLFMSIILDLPASKAEEAYFSELKKTLQSEGWLLFQEQVARLYRTESMFTYKQLDAILQSQIGKKTTFFQTNKDVDVLTQSLYFVETQDAFVNENKINSHWNVIVYENQYYVPVKEVADSFDFYVEELTNSNTIYFSKGDKMIYLPLDEEYEAVKPVSYEVKIFEDRAYVSEKTLKLLFDISLHKKNNQFYFTSP, translated from the coding sequence ATGAAAAAAATCATTAATGGATTAGTAATACTAGTTTTCTTTAGTTTAGCTTTTTTAGGGTATACATTGTATGATAATCAATTTGTTCCTTCTTTTAAAAAACAAACGTTGACGATTGATATAGCAATGAAACATGAAAATGGAAAATTGGTTGTTACCGAAACGGTTACTCCTCTTGATAACGGTCAGGCGGTGTTACTCATGCCTAATCATCTTGATACGCTTTTTATTAAAAAAGGAGATGAATATATCCCGTATAAAGAAAAGAGCATTTCTTTTAAAAAAAACGAGCCAATTGAATTTTTCTATGAATATTCAGTTCCGTGTCAACATTGTATTTTAGATCAGTATGCGCTTCGCTTTTCAGATGGAGAGACGGTGTTTGATGCAAACTATCGAGTGGCGATTTCAGAACCAAATCGAGCAACGACTTGGTTGAGTGGAAGTGTAGCGTATGAAACGTTGCAAGGGGAATTTTACAAACTTTATTCATGGAAAGAAGAAAAGAAAACAAACGTTCCGTTGTTCTTCACTCAGGCTTCTATTCAAGCAGCGAAGGAAACAGAGAAACTATCTTTGTTTTTGGAAGAAGGAAAATCTGTAGCTGTTGATGAATCTTTTTTAATGGATTACTCCAAAAACAACCATATAACGGTCTTATTAACGAATGCTCCGCTTCAATATAGTGAGGAAGGATTGCTCGTTTTTTCTAAAGATACACGTGAGAAAGACTATAAACGCTTGTTTTTACAATCGCTTTATTCCGAAAAACAATTTGAAAAGCCGTTGCTACAATCGTTGTTCATGTCTATTATTTTAGATTTGCCAGCGTCCAAAGCGGAAGAAGCGTATTTTTCAGAACTAAAAAAGACATTACAGTCGGAAGGTTGGTTATTATTTCAAGAACAAGTAGCACGATTATATCGAACAGAATCGATGTTTACGTATAAACAATTAGATGCTATATTACAAAGTCAAATAGGGAAAAAAACGACTTTTTTTCAAACTAATAAAGATGTAGACGTTTTGACGCAGTCATTGTATTTTGTAGAAACACAAGATGCTTTTGTGAATGAAAATAAAATAAATAGTCATTGGAATGTCATTGTGTATGAAAATCAATATTATGTACCAGTTAAAGAAGTAGCAGATTCTTTTGATTTTTATGTGGAAGAATTAACAAATTCTAATACGATCTATTTTTCTAAAGGGGATAAGATGATTTATTTGCCGTTAGACGAAGAATATGAAGCTGTCAAACCTGTTTCGTATGAAGTGAAGATATTTGAAGACCGTGCGTATGTATCCGAAAAAACATTAAAATTATTATTTGATATTTCATTACATAAGAAAAATAATCAATTTTATTTTACGAGTCCGTAA
- a CDS encoding CBS domain-containing protein codes for MRTVKDVMTHEIDCCYPEDNVFEVATKMKELNVGAIPICDQKQQIMGMITDRDIVVRGVAEKKPNATQVTDIMTNELITVTPDTNVQEATNIMAQHQIRRLPVVENKQLIGIVSLGDFAVRNETDQSAGVALSSISETY; via the coding sequence ATGAGGACTGTAAAAGATGTCATGACACATGAAATTGATTGTTGTTATCCAGAAGATAACGTATTTGAAGTAGCTACAAAAATGAAAGAATTAAATGTTGGTGCCATTCCAATTTGTGATCAGAAACAACAAATTATGGGGATGATTACAGATCGTGACATTGTTGTTCGTGGGGTAGCAGAGAAAAAACCAAACGCAACACAAGTAACGGATATTATGACGAATGAGCTGATTACGGTTACGCCAGATACAAATGTACAAGAAGCAACAAATATAATGGCTCAACATCAAATCCGTCGTTTACCTGTAGTAGAAAATAAACAACTTATTGGGATTGTTTCACTTGGTGATTTTGCTGTACGCAACGAAACAGATCAATCTGCAGGAGTGGCTTTAAGTAGTATTAGTGAAACATATTAA
- a CDS encoding YlbE-like family protein, which yields MNRYIQQIVFSNPKYYQYMRENPDWYRILSRTPEKIQDFKTDVSFYHIEKRANQIRPILQLLSLFEKKA from the coding sequence ATGAATCGATATATTCAACAAATCGTTTTTTCTAACCCAAAATATTACCAATATATGAGGGAAAATCCAGACTGGTATCGAATTTTAAGTCGTACCCCAGAAAAAATACAAGACTTTAAAACTGATGTCTCCTTTTATCATATTGAGAAAAGGGCAAATCAAATCCGTCCCATTTTACAGCTATTATCATTATTTGAAAAGAAGGCATAA
- a CDS encoding DUF7147 family protein, with protein MVQRFIELGEGYSDLYELFEIAKANQHRLHKMLSLLAEKEGKHVLSFVVVLKPTEEADFQPLYICREGIPYSEEKKSKRLVLFEELAENLGTKVIPLTVQPSNSFPETTLYFQYLIGVLRMNHLISPMK; from the coding sequence ATGGTGCAACGTTTTATAGAATTAGGAGAAGGATATTCTGATCTTTACGAACTATTTGAAATCGCAAAAGCAAATCAACATCGCCTTCACAAAATGCTTTCTCTGTTAGCAGAAAAAGAAGGAAAACACGTTTTATCATTTGTCGTTGTCTTAAAACCAACAGAAGAAGCGGATTTTCAACCTCTATATATTTGTCGAGAAGGAATCCCTTATTCAGAAGAAAAAAAATCAAAACGACTTGTTTTATTTGAAGAATTAGCAGAAAACTTAGGAACAAAAGTCATTCCACTAACCGTTCAACCATCTAATTCCTTCCCAGAAACAACTCTATACTTCCAATACCTCATCGGCGTCCTAAGAATGAACCACTTGATCTCTCCTATGAAATAA
- a CDS encoding YlbF family regulator yields the protein MIATIEKVHILDKAEEMVQMITESDVYERYVYTKQQIKNDEKIQQMIKEFVKMKDVYAEVQRFGKFHPDYEKVTTEIRQLKRKMDLHETIAAFKKTEDELNTLLVSIAEIVAGSVSTHIKVPTGNPYFDQLPSCGCGSGGGCGCKTKK from the coding sequence ATGATTGCAACAATAGAAAAGGTTCATATACTAGATAAAGCAGAAGAAATGGTGCAGATGATTACTGAATCAGACGTGTATGAACGTTATGTATATACAAAGCAACAAATTAAAAATGATGAAAAAATCCAGCAAATGATTAAGGAATTTGTAAAAATGAAAGATGTGTATGCAGAAGTACAACGTTTTGGAAAATTTCATCCTGATTATGAAAAAGTAACGACAGAAATTCGTCAATTGAAAAGAAAAATGGATTTACATGAAACGATTGCAGCTTTTAAAAAAACAGAAGACGAATTAAATACGTTACTTGTGAGCATCGCGGAAATCGTTGCTGGCTCTGTTTCTACGCATATAAAGGTGCCAACCGGCAATCCATATTTTGATCAACTTCCGTCTTGTGGATGCGGAAGTGGTGGCGGATGTGGGTGCAAGACAAAGAAATAA
- a CDS encoding Asp23/Gls24 family envelope stress response protein produces the protein MIEQQLPNGQLIINDNVISLIAAYSINDVEGIANTVADLKENLISVVTNRGEQKGINVKSVENEVVLQVKIAVHFGVKIHEVCKNLQKHIKEQVEMMTGVTVNEVNVMVTQVKFSQEEAK, from the coding sequence ATGATTGAACAACAATTACCTAATGGACAATTAATAATTAACGATAATGTGATTAGTTTAATTGCAGCATATTCCATTAATGATGTAGAAGGAATTGCAAACACGGTAGCAGATTTAAAAGAAAACTTAATTAGTGTCGTGACGAATCGCGGAGAGCAAAAAGGAATTAACGTAAAAAGTGTGGAAAATGAAGTGGTGCTACAAGTAAAAATCGCCGTTCATTTTGGTGTTAAAATCCATGAAGTATGTAAAAACTTACAAAAACATATTAAAGAGCAAGTGGAAATGATGACAGGAGTTACGGTGAATGAAGTGAATGTCATGGTGACACAAGTAAAGTTCTCGCAAGAAGAAGCAAAATAA